A stretch of Brassica napus cultivar Da-Ae chromosome C6, Da-Ae, whole genome shotgun sequence DNA encodes these proteins:
- the LOC106389126 gene encoding transcription factor bHLH96-like, producing MALEAVVYLQDPLSYSSCKDFPFHDLYFQQGEDQDPLDTKNNIKLGQEQRQGFGSINYNGKGGDNSVDYSYNDQVDLQWPPHELPYGSTVDTKNHPPPSDMAATGGERRKRRRTRSNKNKEEIENQRMTHIAVERNRRKQMNEYLAVLRSLMPPCYSQRGDQASIVGGAINYLKELQHQLQSMEPPVKITATEDTGATAASAGDQNNTISASSSGPFSDFFAFPQYSSRPSSSSVAEGTAEIEVTMVESHASVKILAKKRPKQLLKLVASIQSLRLTLLHLNVTTHDNSVLYSISLKVEEGSQLNTVEDIAAAVNQILMRIEEESPLS from the exons ATGGCCTTAGAGGCTGTTGTTTACCTGCAAGATCCATTGTCCTACAGCTCCTGCAAAGACTTTCCGTTTCACGATTTATACtttcaacaaggagaagatCAAGATCCACTAGACACCAAGAATAACATTAAGCTAGGGCAAGAACAAAGACAAGGGTTTGGGAGTATTAACTACAACGGTAAAGGCGGAGATAACAGTGTTGATTATAGTTACAACGATCAGGTGGATCTTCAGTGGCCACCACACGAGCTTCCTTATGGATCTACCGTCGACACCAAGAACCATCCTCCGCCCTCGGATATGGCGGCTACCGGAGgagagaggaggaagaggagaaggaCTAGGAGTAACAAGAACAAAGAAGAGATCGAGAACCAGAGGATGACTCACATCGCCGTCGAGAGAAATCGGCGGAAACAAATGAACGAGTACCTCGCCGTTCTCCGTTCTCTCATGCCACCTTGTTATTCTCAGAGG GGAGATCAAGCGTCAATAGTAGGCGGAGCCATTAACTACCTAAAGGAGCTTCAACATCAGTTACAATCAATGGAGCCTCCGGTAAAGATCACCGCCACAGAAGACACCGGAGCCACCGCCGCCTCCGCCGGCGACCAGAACAACACAATCTCCGCCAGCTCATCCGGACCGTTCTCAGATTTCTTTGCATTTCCTCAATACTCGAGCCGGCCTTCGTCGTCGTCTGTGGCTGAGGGGACGGCGGAGATAGAGGTGACGATGGTGGAGAGCCATGCAAGTGTGAAGATACTTGCTAAGAAGAGACCGAAACAGCTTCTTAAACTGGTGGCATCGATACAGAGCCTACGGCTCACACTTCTTCATCTCAATGTCACCACTCATGACAACTCTGTCCTCTATTCTATAAGCCTAAAG GTTGAAGAAGGGAGCCAATTGAATACAGTGGAAGATATTGCAGCAGCTGTGAATCAAATCCTTATGAGGATTGAAGAAGAGTCACCCTTAAGCTGA